A window of Mucilaginibacter paludis DSM 18603 contains these coding sequences:
- the cas1 gene encoding type II CRISPR-associated endonuclease Cas1: MIKRTLHFSNPAYLSLKESQLVIDLPHLKILGEKESKKSVPIEDIGIVVLDHQQITITHGCIAALLYNNSAIITCDHTHHPTGMMLPIDGHDTQSERFRYQIDASQPLKKQLWQQTIQAKILNQAAVLADRGIPHDNMLHWAKSVRSGDPDNYEGRAAAYYWKNVFPKKVEFFRGREGDPPNNLLNYGYAILRAIVARGLVCSGLIPTLGIHHRNKYNAYCLADDIMEPYRPYVDLIVLKIIDNGENFLELGNSIKSQLLGIATVDVQFERNRSPLMVGVQSTTASLARCYEGKNRKINYPIMKNFNPKRAIIPKPDENFNDEDTENTIEYNIGDEE; encoded by the coding sequence ATGATAAAACGAACGCTTCACTTCAGTAATCCGGCTTACCTGAGCTTAAAGGAAAGCCAGTTGGTAATTGATCTTCCTCACCTTAAAATTTTAGGGGAAAAGGAAAGTAAAAAGTCGGTACCTATTGAAGATATAGGAATTGTTGTACTGGATCACCAGCAGATCACCATCACCCATGGCTGCATTGCAGCATTATTATACAACAATTCCGCGATCATCACCTGCGATCATACACATCACCCCACCGGCATGATGCTACCAATTGACGGACATGATACGCAAAGCGAGCGCTTCAGGTACCAAATCGATGCTTCACAGCCACTTAAGAAGCAGCTTTGGCAACAAACTATCCAAGCCAAAATATTAAACCAAGCGGCGGTTTTGGCAGATCGTGGTATTCCCCACGATAATATGCTTCACTGGGCTAAGTCTGTACGTTCAGGCGATCCGGATAACTACGAAGGACGTGCCGCCGCTTATTACTGGAAGAATGTATTCCCTAAAAAAGTGGAATTCTTTCGTGGCCGTGAGGGTGACCCGCCAAACAATTTACTGAATTATGGTTATGCCATATTACGGGCTATTGTAGCGCGCGGGCTGGTATGTTCCGGCCTGATACCTACATTAGGTATACATCACAGGAATAAATATAACGCCTATTGCTTGGCTGATGACATTATGGAGCCTTACCGCCCCTATGTTGATTTGATCGTTCTAAAGATCATCGATAATGGCGAGAATTTTTTAGAGTTAGGCAATTCTATAAAATCTCAGTTATTAGGCATTGCCACCGTTGACGTACAATTTGAAAGGAATAGGAGTCCGTTAATGGTTGGTGTGCAAAGCACTACTGCTTCTTTAGCCAGGTGTTACGAAGGAAAAAACAGGAAAATAAACTACCCTATCATGAAGAATTTTAATCCTAAAAGGGCCATAATCCCTAAGCCGGACGAAAATTTCAATGATGAGGATACAGAAAATACTATTGAATACAATATTGGCGATGAAGAATAG
- the cas9 gene encoding type II CRISPR RNA-guided endonuclease Cas9 (Cas9, originally named Csn1, is the large, multifunctional signature protein of type II CRISPR/Cas systems. It is well known even to general audiences because its RNA-guided endonuclease activity has made it a popular tool for custom editing of eukaryotic genomes.) → MKNILGLDLGTNSIGWALIEKDTDQKNGNILGTGSRIIPMSQDIKDEFGKGNSISQTADRTKFRSVRRLRERHLLRRERLHRVLNVLGFLPKHYADQIDFKKRLGKLVNETEPKLVYDNKNFIFKKSFEAMLSDFNQHQPLLLADGKKVPFDWTIYYLRKKALTEKIEKEELAWLILNFNQKRGYYQLRGEEEEENPNKMVAFHSLKIVEVIADESQKGKAETWYSLILENGWIYRRSSKTPLYDWKGKQRDFIVTTDLNDDGSIKTDKEGLEKRSFRAPVEDDWTLVKKKTEQEINRSHKTVGTYIYENLLQDPKQKIKGKLVRTIEREFYKDELKMILKNQQKFHPELNDEHLYINCVRELYRNNQAHQTILSKKDFVHLFIDDIIFYQRPLRSQKSSISNCTLEFRKYKNENGTDQTDYLKAIPKSHPLFQEFRLWQWIYNLGIYQKEDDTNVTDELIKNIDGYQDLFDFLNNKKEIRQDILIKFLVEQTGLKGKPLSSVVAKYRWNFVEDKIYPCNETGTQIRTRLAKVENTPEDFLTAETEIKLWHIIYSVNDKADYEKALKTFAEKHNLDTHSFVENFKKFPPFKSEYGSFSEKAIKKLLPLIRLGKYWSWENIDKKTQERIEKILTGEFDEAIKSRVRDKAIHLTEEDHFQGLQLWLASYVVYGRHSEADNLDKWHTVADLEDYLAEFRQHSLRNPIVEQVITETLRVVKDIWLQYGQGAKDFFSEIHIELAREMKNTGDERKRLTSLVTDNENTNLRIKVLLSELLNDGNVENVRPYSPMQQEALKIFEDGVLNSDIEIEDDILKISKMAQPTNTELKRYKLWLEQKYRSPYTGQIIPLNRLFTADYEIEHIIPQSRFFDDSFSNKIICESAVNQLKDKQLGLEFIKNHSGTIVKLGMGKTAKILDVESYNEFVKGNYTKNISKRNKLMLEEIPDKMIERQLNDTRYISKFIISALSNIVRSESNDDGFNSKNVLPGNGKITSRLKQDWGMNDIWNELILPRFERMNKITDSAVFTAWNENNQKFLPIVPLEFSKGFQKKRIDHRHHALDALVIAASTREHINLLNNEHAKSDKRFDLNRKLRKFEKVAYNDPKTGKRIEKEVPTIFLKPWETFTVDAKNSLESIIVSFKQNLRVINRATNYSESYNDENGALRLGKDGNPLKEKIKQSKGDSWAIRKPMHKDFVYGKVHLQNVKLPKDKFITAIRKSLDVTFDLKRIETITDTGIQKILKNYLHSKENKVELAFSPEGIEDMNQHIERYNDGKKHQPIHKVRVFEIGSRFSLGESGNKKTKFVEAAKGTNLFFAVYQDDNKGKRNYETIPLNIVIERQKLGLHSVPTEDAKGGKLLFHLSPNDMVYVPTSEELEDNLASVNIKRLNTAQRKRIYKVEKASGVECYFIRQDIAYLIKNYDAKTKIGELESQNKLQTTMTDDRLKITDVCVKLNIDRLGSIAETFLGNQYGASKKT, encoded by the coding sequence ATGAAGAATATTTTAGGTCTGGATCTTGGTACAAATTCAATTGGTTGGGCCTTAATTGAAAAGGATACAGATCAAAAAAACGGCAACATACTTGGTACGGGTAGCCGCATCATTCCGATGAGCCAGGACATCAAAGATGAATTTGGCAAGGGCAATTCTATTTCTCAAACAGCAGACCGAACAAAATTCAGAAGTGTACGAAGACTTCGTGAGCGGCATTTGTTACGTAGGGAACGCCTGCATCGGGTTTTAAATGTGCTGGGCTTTTTACCAAAGCATTACGCCGATCAAATTGACTTCAAGAAACGTCTAGGGAAACTTGTTAATGAAACTGAACCTAAACTGGTTTATGACAACAAAAACTTCATCTTCAAAAAATCGTTTGAAGCGATGTTATCCGATTTTAATCAACACCAGCCACTGCTGTTAGCAGATGGCAAGAAAGTTCCTTTTGATTGGACAATTTATTACTTGCGAAAAAAAGCCTTAACCGAAAAAATTGAAAAGGAAGAACTCGCCTGGTTGATCTTAAATTTCAATCAAAAACGGGGATATTATCAATTACGTGGTGAAGAGGAAGAGGAAAATCCCAATAAAATGGTCGCTTTTCATTCGCTTAAAATTGTTGAGGTGATTGCCGACGAAAGTCAAAAGGGCAAGGCAGAAACCTGGTATTCGTTAATATTGGAAAATGGATGGATCTATCGAAGATCCAGCAAAACGCCTTTATACGATTGGAAGGGTAAACAGCGTGATTTTATCGTTACTACAGATCTAAATGATGACGGAAGTATTAAAACCGACAAGGAAGGGCTGGAAAAAAGAAGTTTCAGAGCACCGGTAGAAGATGACTGGACTTTAGTAAAAAAGAAAACAGAACAGGAAATTAACCGCTCCCATAAAACGGTCGGTACTTATATCTACGAAAACTTACTGCAAGATCCGAAGCAAAAAATTAAAGGAAAATTAGTCCGCACCATTGAGCGTGAGTTTTATAAAGATGAATTAAAGATGATTCTTAAAAACCAGCAAAAGTTCCATCCCGAATTGAATGATGAGCATTTATATATTAATTGTGTAAGAGAATTGTATCGCAATAATCAGGCACATCAAACGATCTTAAGCAAAAAGGACTTTGTACATTTATTTATAGACGACATTATTTTTTATCAGCGACCGTTGCGAAGCCAGAAATCTTCCATCAGCAATTGTACGTTGGAATTTAGAAAGTACAAAAATGAAAATGGTACTGACCAAACGGATTATTTGAAAGCTATTCCAAAATCACATCCTTTGTTCCAGGAGTTTCGCCTTTGGCAATGGATCTACAACCTGGGCATATACCAAAAAGAAGATGATACAAATGTTACGGATGAGTTGATAAAGAATATTGACGGATATCAGGATCTGTTTGACTTTTTAAACAACAAAAAAGAGATCAGGCAAGATATCCTAATCAAGTTTTTGGTTGAACAAACGGGTTTAAAAGGAAAGCCCCTATCCTCAGTAGTTGCCAAATATCGCTGGAATTTCGTGGAAGATAAAATTTATCCTTGTAATGAAACAGGCACTCAGATTCGTACAAGATTAGCGAAAGTAGAAAACACGCCTGAAGATTTCTTGACTGCTGAAACGGAAATCAAATTATGGCACATTATATATTCTGTTAATGATAAAGCTGATTATGAAAAAGCGCTGAAGACCTTCGCCGAAAAGCACAATTTAGACACACATTCGTTCGTCGAAAACTTCAAAAAATTCCCGCCATTCAAAAGTGAATATGGATCATTCTCTGAAAAAGCGATAAAAAAATTATTGCCGTTAATCCGTTTGGGGAAATATTGGAGTTGGGAGAACATTGATAAGAAAACACAGGAAAGAATAGAAAAAATCCTGACTGGAGAATTTGATGAAGCCATCAAGAGCAGGGTTCGTGACAAGGCTATTCACCTTACAGAAGAAGATCACTTTCAAGGCTTGCAACTTTGGCTGGCCAGTTATGTGGTTTACGGCCGCCATTCTGAAGCTGATAATTTAGATAAGTGGCATACCGTAGCAGACTTAGAAGATTATCTTGCAGAGTTCAGGCAACATTCATTAAGAAACCCGATTGTAGAACAGGTGATAACCGAAACTCTTCGGGTAGTAAAAGATATTTGGCTGCAATATGGGCAGGGCGCAAAAGACTTTTTTAGTGAAATCCACATCGAATTAGCCAGGGAAATGAAAAACACCGGGGATGAAAGGAAACGGCTAACCTCTTTAGTTACAGACAATGAAAATACCAACTTACGAATTAAAGTACTATTGTCTGAATTGCTGAATGATGGAAATGTCGAAAATGTAAGGCCGTACTCTCCGATGCAACAAGAAGCACTGAAGATTTTTGAAGATGGCGTATTGAATTCTGACATCGAAATTGAGGATGATATTTTAAAAATCAGCAAAATGGCTCAACCTACAAATACCGAGCTAAAACGCTATAAATTATGGCTGGAACAAAAATACCGCTCTCCCTACACCGGGCAGATCATCCCTTTAAACCGATTGTTCACTGCTGATTATGAAATAGAGCATATCATACCACAGAGCAGGTTTTTTGACGATAGTTTTAGTAATAAAATAATTTGCGAATCCGCAGTGAACCAGCTCAAAGACAAGCAGCTCGGTTTGGAGTTCATTAAAAACCATAGCGGAACTATTGTGAAACTGGGCATGGGAAAAACCGCAAAAATCCTCGACGTAGAAAGCTACAACGAATTTGTAAAGGGGAATTACACTAAAAACATCAGTAAAAGAAACAAGCTGATGCTGGAAGAAATCCCGGATAAAATGATAGAAAGGCAACTGAATGATACCCGATATATCAGTAAGTTTATTATCTCCGCATTATCTAATATTGTCCGTAGCGAAAGCAATGATGATGGTTTCAACTCTAAAAACGTATTACCGGGCAATGGCAAAATCACTTCAAGGCTGAAACAAGATTGGGGAATGAATGATATTTGGAATGAATTAATACTACCACGTTTCGAACGGATGAACAAGATAACGGATTCTGCTGTATTTACTGCCTGGAACGAAAATAATCAGAAGTTTTTACCAATTGTTCCGTTGGAGTTTTCAAAAGGATTTCAAAAGAAAAGAATAGACCATAGGCATCACGCTTTGGATGCCCTGGTTATCGCCGCTTCAACAAGAGAACATATTAACTTACTGAATAATGAACATGCTAAATCAGATAAACGCTTTGACTTGAACCGAAAACTCAGAAAATTTGAAAAGGTTGCCTATAACGATCCGAAAACCGGGAAAAGAATAGAAAAAGAAGTGCCTACTATTTTTCTGAAACCCTGGGAAACCTTTACCGTAGATGCCAAAAACAGCCTGGAAAGCATTATAGTCAGCTTTAAACAAAATCTCCGGGTAATTAACAGAGCAACCAATTATTCTGAAAGCTATAATGATGAAAATGGCGCGTTGCGATTAGGGAAAGATGGTAACCCCCTAAAAGAGAAGATAAAACAAAGCAAGGGCGATAGCTGGGCAATCAGAAAACCCATGCATAAAGATTTTGTCTACGGAAAGGTTCATTTGCAAAATGTTAAACTACCTAAAGATAAATTCATTACAGCCATAAGAAAAAGTTTAGATGTCACCTTTGATCTAAAAAGAATAGAGACAATTACCGATACCGGTATTCAAAAGATATTGAAAAATTACTTGCATAGTAAAGAAAACAAGGTTGAATTAGCCTTTTCACCGGAGGGTATTGAAGATATGAATCAACATATTGAAAGGTACAACGACGGCAAGAAACACCAACCTATCCATAAAGTTCGTGTTTTTGAGATCGGTAGCCGATTCTCTTTAGGAGAGTCAGGTAACAAGAAAACCAAATTTGTGGAAGCTGCAAAAGGAACCAATCTTTTCTTTGCTGTATACCAGGATGATAATAAAGGCAAACGAAATTATGAAACCATTCCACTAAACATTGTGATTGAAAGACAGAAACTGGGTTTGCATTCCGTCCCAACAGAGGATGCCAAAGGCGGAAAACTATTATTCCATCTTTCTCCAAATGATATGGTATATGTTCCAACTTCAGAAGAGCTGGAAGATAATTTGGCATCGGTTAACATCAAACGTTTAAATACAGCGCAGAGAAAGAGAATCTATAAGGTTGAAAAGGCCAGCGGCGTTGAGTGTTATTTTATTCGGCAGGACATCGCTTACTTAATTAAAAATTACGATGCTAAAACTAAAATTGGTGAGTTGGAAAGTCAGAATAAATTGCAAACAACGATGACAGATGATAGATTAAAAATTACAGATGTGTGCGTCAAATTAAATATAGACAGGCTCGGTAGTATCGCTGAAACATTCCTGGGAAATCAGTATGGAGCTAGTAAAAAAACTTAA
- a CDS encoding tyrosine-type recombinase/integrase → MAVKVNLYLDERKIETGEKAPVKLRLYISRTDIRHYHTNRYLTGEQFNESYLAAKPKKAFKELKIALDAIVVKANNIITKMDGVFVLAKFEREMFGAPASATDVVPHYHSYINELNRNERSGTASNYHLSLKSLLAFAGKDKKAATNLPFTNITIDFLNRYEKWMLAEEKSKTTVGIYLRPLRAIFNKAIEEGNIAADIYPFKKYKIPTGQNIKKALDKSELKTLYTAKLEPGSFKEKARDFWFFSYQCNGMNFRDITELKYKDINKKSFSFLRHKTLHTTKDKPKPIIVPLTETIKAMIERYGTKPALPDNYVFPILDKSMDEKEKMRVNQNFIRFVNQHIQKLAKDLGLDTDISTYYARHTFTTTAIRNGAKMELIQESLGHHSLSTTQNYWAGFEDDVKQEIADKLMDFA, encoded by the coding sequence ATGGCTGTTAAAGTAAATTTATACCTGGACGAACGGAAGATTGAAACAGGTGAAAAAGCCCCGGTTAAATTAAGGTTGTATATATCCCGAACGGACATAAGGCATTACCATACAAACCGATATTTAACAGGAGAGCAATTCAATGAGTCTTATTTGGCTGCCAAGCCAAAGAAAGCTTTTAAGGAGCTTAAAATCGCATTGGATGCCATTGTAGTTAAGGCCAATAATATCATCACGAAAATGGATGGCGTATTTGTATTGGCCAAATTTGAACGGGAGATGTTCGGCGCTCCTGCCAGCGCTACCGATGTAGTACCACATTATCATTCCTATATCAATGAACTGAACCGCAACGAACGCAGCGGTACGGCTTCTAACTACCATTTGAGTTTAAAGTCCCTACTGGCCTTTGCAGGAAAAGATAAGAAAGCAGCAACGAATTTGCCCTTTACCAATATTACGATTGATTTTTTAAACCGCTATGAAAAATGGATGTTGGCTGAAGAAAAATCAAAAACAACAGTAGGCATTTACCTCCGCCCGCTTCGTGCAATCTTTAATAAGGCGATTGAAGAAGGAAATATCGCAGCTGATATTTACCCTTTCAAAAAATACAAGATACCGACCGGACAAAATATCAAAAAGGCTTTGGATAAGTCAGAATTAAAAACCCTGTACACCGCCAAGCTGGAACCGGGCAGTTTTAAGGAAAAGGCCAGAGATTTTTGGTTTTTTAGCTACCAATGTAACGGGATGAATTTTAGAGATATTACTGAATTAAAATATAAGGACATTAATAAAAAATCCTTTTCGTTTTTACGCCATAAAACGCTGCATACTACAAAAGATAAACCTAAACCCATTATTGTACCCCTAACGGAAACAATCAAGGCCATGATTGAACGTTATGGCACTAAACCTGCCTTGCCGGATAATTATGTGTTCCCGATCCTTGATAAATCGATGGACGAGAAAGAAAAAATGCGGGTTAACCAAAATTTTATTCGTTTTGTTAACCAACACATACAGAAGCTGGCAAAAGACCTGGGATTAGATACGGACATCTCTACCTATTATGCCCGCCACACTTTTACAACAACTGCTATCCGCAACGGTGCTAAAATGGAGTTGATACAGGAAAGCTTAGGCCATCATAGCCTGTCCACTACACAAAATTATTGGGCTGGTTTCGAAGATGATGTTAAACAAGAGATCGCAGACAAATTGATGGATTTCGCATAA
- a CDS encoding helix-turn-helix domain-containing protein: MKDTLTFDQLPEAVTQIQIKLDNIEQLLISQQEQSPEQEELMPITKAAEFLDLAVPTVYSKVCRKEIPVNKRGKRLYFYRSELTEWIKSGRKKTADEIREDAVQHLATNNKKAKAF; the protein is encoded by the coding sequence ATGAAAGACACGCTCACCTTTGACCAGTTACCCGAGGCGGTAACACAAATACAGATCAAACTCGACAACATCGAGCAGCTTTTAATTAGTCAGCAGGAACAATCACCTGAGCAAGAAGAATTGATGCCCATCACTAAGGCCGCCGAATTTTTAGACCTGGCCGTCCCGACCGTTTACAGTAAAGTATGTCGTAAAGAAATTCCGGTGAATAAGCGCGGGAAGCGTCTGTATTTCTACCGTTCGGAACTCACCGAATGGATCAAGTCAGGCCGGAAGAAAACAGCAGATGAGATCAGGGAAGATGCAGTACAGCATCTGGCAACCAACAATAAAAAAGCTAAAGCATTTTAA
- a CDS encoding helix-turn-helix domain-containing protein encodes MSKHTFEEKLDVVSQVRKGKPILRISRERHIREGMILEWVRKYDLYGESGLLKQPNVKPTPDFKEEVVRLVIEKKVPLNQVVLEYRLSKTALERWVRSVRVEGYAVLYQQKNPGRPPKCMGRSKKLEPETEVEKLQAENSRLRAENALLKKVTALVKEKEARERMSGQKPSKN; translated from the coding sequence ATGTCAAAGCACACATTTGAAGAGAAACTTGATGTAGTTTCTCAAGTAAGAAAGGGAAAGCCGATTCTACGGATATCCCGCGAACGCCATATCCGTGAAGGCATGATATTGGAATGGGTTCGGAAATATGATCTTTATGGCGAAAGTGGGCTGCTCAAACAACCTAACGTCAAGCCCACGCCTGATTTCAAAGAAGAAGTTGTAAGGCTTGTCATAGAAAAAAAAGTACCTTTAAATCAGGTTGTTCTGGAATATAGATTAAGCAAGACTGCTTTAGAGCGCTGGGTAAGATCAGTACGGGTTGAGGGATATGCAGTACTATACCAGCAAAAGAATCCTGGACGACCACCTAAATGCATGGGAAGATCAAAGAAGCTTGAACCTGAAACAGAAGTAGAGAAGCTCCAGGCGGAAAATAGCCGTTTGCGGGCGGAGAACGCACTATTAAAAAAAGTCACGGCCTTAGTCAAGGAAAAAGAAGCCCGCGAACGCATGAGTGGGCAAAAGCCATCGAAGAACTAA
- the cas2 gene encoding CRISPR-associated endonuclease Cas2, with product MRLNEYRILWILVFFDLPTETKKDRQIYSRFRKDIMKDGFGMFQFSIYLRHCSSRENADVHIKRVKKILPPKGHVGIMTITDKQFGMMELFYGKEEKELPDTPQQLELF from the coding sequence ATGCGTTTAAATGAATACCGGATTTTGTGGATATTAGTATTTTTTGACCTGCCGACAGAAACAAAAAAAGACCGGCAAATCTACAGTAGGTTTCGTAAGGATATTATGAAGGATGGATTTGGTATGTTCCAATTCTCCATCTACCTGCGGCATTGCAGCAGTCGTGAAAACGCTGATGTACACATCAAACGTGTGAAGAAAATACTCCCACCTAAAGGTCACGTCGGTATCATGACCATTACCGATAAGCAGTTCGGAATGATGGAATTGTTCTATGGTAAGGAAGAGAAGGAGCTTCCAGACACCCCACAGCAATTGGAATTGTTTTAG